The DNA window TTGCCATCGCCTATGAATATACAGTCTGACGGGGCAACATCCAAATTCTTACATGCGTGTTGATAGATGTGAGGGTCGGGTTTGACTATAGGAAACGTGTTGGGTTTGTGTGATTAGTCCCACAAATCGAGTCCCAGCAGCTTCCGTCCCAAAGCTGTGAGTTTTGGTGCCTCATAATTTTTTGCTTCCCAACCTCTTGGGTCACCAGGATAGGGTCCGCGGCCTAATGCTCTCCGCTCCCGCCACAGTGTAATGCGTTCTTGCCGTCGTTCTTCATCTATAGGATTAGGCACACGATAATAGTTCATGTATTGTGCTAACCGCGGCTTGTCTGACGTGTTGCGCCCGTTACCGTGCGGAAGTGCCACATGCCAAATGAGCAGTGAACCTGCTTTCGCTGGCACCTGTATGAATTTTTCCCTATATATTTCCGGCGTAAGTTCTGGTACCCACGGGTTTTCTTCATCAATCAGTGACTTATGCGCACCGGGCCAACAGACGAAAGACCCCTGATTGTCGGCCGTGTCCCTGAGAAACAAAACACCTTGTGTACTAAACCTAACTGGTAGTTTTGAGGTGTCCGCATCCCAATGATACATGCCCTTATGGTCCCACTCAGGGTGGTCGAGATGTTTGGGTGGTTTCATGTTGACTCTATCAATATGAACCCAAATCCGTTCTGTGCCGTATACCTCACTATAAATCTGATGGATTGGTGGATGTTGATAGACGTTCCACATCGCTTGATGAAAATACATTTCTACCATGCCAGCCCCAGGTTTATGGGGTGCTTGATACCAGTCATTCGGATCTGAAGGATCCATTTCCAAAAACGCAAAAATTGCGTCAACGACTGGTTCACACAGTTCAGTAGGAACGGCATTTTCAATGACCATATAGCCGTATTCATCGAAATGTTCACGGTGTGCTTGTGTTAATATTGGCATTTAGATTTCCTTATTTAAACCCCCTAAATCCCCTTATCAGGGGGACTTTAAGAGGAATGGGTAAGTCCTACTTTAGTGTTAATTTTTATTCGTTTCGTTTAAGGTCGCACGTGCTGCCTGATACAAGCGGAATAAACTATCGTGCGTTTCTTGGGCGAGTATCTGTGGATGCCATACTAAGTCAGCCACCAAGTCACTGATAACAAACCCCGATGCCATCTCCACACCGCGCAGCGTACTGATGGCAAATAAAGCGGCGGCTTCCATTTCAACGGTGATAACTCCCTCCTGTTGGTAATGCTGAATTTCCCCAACGGTTTCTCGGAAGAAGGCATCAGTTGTCCATGTTGGTCCCTCAGTGTAGCGTACACCATCACGTTCAAGGGTTTGCCTAAGGGCAGGTGTTAGATTTTTAGATGGCAGTGCAGGTGCCGAAGGGTCCTTCAAATAGTGGTATGAAACGCCTTCATCACGAATGGCACTGGTACAGACAACGACATCACCAACACGAGAGGTTTTCTGCAATCCACCGGCAATCCCTACATTGATAAATCGCTTAACACCAAGTTCTATCAGAATTTCAAGAACCATTGAGACTCCGGGCGCACCAATGCCGTTATTGCCGCTCACTGCCACACGGTTACCGGTTTCGGTTAGCAGATAGAATTCTCCACCTATCCCGTGAACCTGTTCAACATTTTCAACATTGGCAATACGCTCAAGAAGGTTCCCCTCATAACAGAAAATGACACTTTTGGGAATCGGAAAATCGGGAATGAAGCCTTGTTGACGGAAGTACGCAACGTGCTGTTGGGGTGTGATGATGGGACGCGATTTATGTTTATCGGGAAAATTTGGTATTGGCATAGTTACTTTGAAAGCAATTCTATAGACATACCACCCCTACGGGGTGGGGAAAGAGACGAAAACCGTTTCTGAA is part of the Candidatus Poribacteria bacterium genome and encodes:
- a CDS encoding phytanoyl-CoA dioxygenase family protein, which translates into the protein MPILTQAHREHFDEYGYMVIENAVPTELCEPVVDAIFAFLEMDPSDPNDWYQAPHKPGAGMVEMYFHQAMWNVYQHPPIHQIYSEVYGTERIWVHIDRVNMKPPKHLDHPEWDHKGMYHWDADTSKLPVRFSTQGVLFLRDTADNQGSFVCWPGAHKSLIDEENPWVPELTPEIYREKFIQVPAKAGSLLIWHVALPHGNGRNTSDKPRLAQYMNYYRVPNPIDEERRQERITLWRERRALGRGPYPGDPRGWEAKNYEAPKLTALGRKLLGLDLWD
- a CDS encoding nucleoside phosphorylase; amino-acid sequence: MPIPNFPDKHKSRPIITPQQHVAYFRQQGFIPDFPIPKSVIFCYEGNLLERIANVENVEQVHGIGGEFYLLTETGNRVAVSGNNGIGAPGVSMVLEILIELGVKRFINVGIAGGLQKTSRVGDVVVCTSAIRDEGVSYHYLKDPSAPALPSKNLTPALRQTLERDGVRYTEGPTWTTDAFFRETVGEIQHYQQEGVITVEMEAAALFAISTLRGVEMASGFVISDLVADLVWHPQILAQETHDSLFRLYQAARATLNETNKN